The genomic region CGGAGGCGCGGATGAGCACGGATGCTCGCCGCGAGGAGCTCGCGGCAGGTCTCGAGGCGGTCCGCGGTCGGATCGCCCGCGCCTGCCACGACGCCGGTCGCACCCCCGACGAGGTGACGCTCCTCGTGGTCACCAAGTTCTTCCCGGCCTCCGACGTACGCCTGCTGGCCGGGCTCGGGGTCACCGACGTGGGTGAGAATCGCCACCAGGAGGCCGCCGAGAAGGCGCGCGAGTGCGCCGACCTCGGGCTGCGCTGGCACTTCATCGGCGGGCTGCAGTCCAACAAGGCGGCCGCAATCGCCGGGTACGCCGACGCGGTGCACTCCGTCGACCGCGCCAAGCTCGTCGCCCCGCTGGATCGCGGCG from Nocardioides sp. dk884 harbors:
- a CDS encoding YggS family pyridoxal phosphate-dependent enzyme, with amino-acid sequence MSTDARREELAAGLEAVRGRIARACHDAGRTPDEVTLLVVTKFFPASDVRLLAGLGVTDVGENRHQEAAEKARECADLGLRWHFIGGLQSNKAAAIAGYADAVHSVDRAKLVAPLDRGAAGREVDVLLQVSLDPPGAAGRAGADPETLGDLAEVVEGAEHLRLRGLMAVAPLGEDPARAFARLAEIRRTFLTQHPEATWLSAGMSNDLEQAVAAGATHVRIGSAVLGSRPRFQ